The Brevibacterium atlanticum genome segment TCGACTCCTGAAAGACCCCGCCGAGGTGGGGCACCCGCGCCGCGCCGCGGCCCGTCGTACTCGCTAGGGTGGGAACCATCGACATCGAACCCCACAGGTCGAACTGCACAACATCACTGAGGAGACCCATGCCCGAGGCATTCATTCTTGACGGACTGCGCACGCCGATCGGCAGGTACGGGGGAGTGCTCGCTGATCAGCGGCCCGACGACCTCGTAGCGACGACGCTGAAGACCGTCGTCGACCGGTCCGGAATCGACCCGTCCGACATCGACGAGGTCATCCTCGGCTCGGCGAACCAGGCGGGCGAGGACAACCGCAATATCGCCCGCATGGCCGTGTTGCTGGCCGGGCTGCCCGAAACCGTGCCCGGGTTCACCGTCAACCGCCTGTGTGCCTCCGGGATGACCGCGATCACGACCGCGCGGGCGATGATCGCCGCCGGAGACGCCGAGGTGGTCGTGGCCGGGGGAGTCGAATCGATGACCCGTGCGCCCTGGGTGAGCGAGAAGCCCTCCCGTGCGTGGTCGAAGCCGGGCCGGAGCTGGGACACCTCGATCGGCTGGCGGTTCACCAACCCGGCCTTCGACGAGGACACGACCCTGTCGATGCCGCAGACGGCCGAACGCGTCGCCGAGAAATGGAAGCTCACTCGCGATGCCCTCGACGAGTTCGCGTTCAACTCGCATCAGAAGGCACTGGCCGCGCAGAGTGATGGGAAGTTCGATCCGGAGATCCTCCCCATCGGCGAGGTGACCGCGGACGAAGGACCGCGTGACTCGACTCTCGAGAAGCTGGGGAAGCTGCGCCCGATCCACGGACCCGGCGGCCTCATCACCGCCGGGAACTCGTCGTCGCTCAATGACGGGGCGGCCGTGACGATCCTCGTGTCCGAGGACTACGCGAACAAGCACGGACTCAACCCCCGAGCCCGCGTCGTCGCCGGAGCCAACGCCGGAGTCTCCCCGGAGATCATGGGCATCGGACCCGTGCCCGCGACCCGCAAGGTCCTCGAGCGCACCGGCTGGTCTGTCGATGACCTCGACGCCGTCGAACTCAACGAGGCCTTCGCCTCCCAGTCCCTGGCGTGCATCGGCGACCTCGGACTCGACCCGGCGACCGTCAACGGCTTCGGCGGGGCCATCGCACTCGGCCATCCGCTCGGCTGCTCCGGCACCCGCATCACGCTGACCCTGCTCAACCGCCTCGAACAGGCGGACGCGAAGAAGGGACTGGCGACCATGTGCGTCGGTGTCGGTCAGGGATCCGCACTGCTGCTGGAGCGCGCATGAGCGCGGGGGACGCCACTCCGAACCGGGGCGACGGTTCAGCACCGAACGGCGGAGCCACCTCGGCGAGTGAAGGCGGCACCTCACCGCTGCTCATCGAACGGCTGCCCGACCGGACGATCATCCGGCTCAACCGGCCCGAGGTGCGCAACGCCATCGACCTGAACACGGTCGAGGCCCTCCACGCCGTGTGCGCTGAGTTGGAGGCCGAACCCAAGGTCACGATCATCACCGGCTCGAACGGTGTCTTCGCCGCCGGTGCCGACATCTCTCAGATGCGCAATCGGGGTCGGGAAGAGGCTCTGGCAGGGATCAATTCGAAGATCTTCGCCCGCATCCACGACCTGCCGATGCCCGTCATCGCACTCGTCGAAGGCTACGCACTGGGCGGCGGGGCAGAACTCGCCTTCGCCGCGGACTTCCGCATCGGCACCCCGACGACGAAGATCGGCAATCCCGAACCCGGACTCGGCATCATCGCCTCTGCCGGTGCCGCCTGGCGTTTGCGCGAGCTCATCGGCGAGCCTCGGGCCAAGGAGATCCTGCTCGCCGGTCGGACGCTGCAGGCCGAAGAGGCCAAGGCCATCGGCCTGCTCAACGACGTCGTCGACCCCGAGGATCTCGAACTCGCCGGGCGGGCACTGGCCGACCGGATCGCGAACTTTGCTCCCCTGGCCGTGCGGCTGAGCAAATCCGCGTTCCACGCGCCCCGCGAGGCCCACCCGCTCATCGATAACGTAGCGCAGGCCGTGCTCTTCGAAACCGAGGAGAAGTACGCCCGCATGGACGCTTTCCTCGCGAAGAGGGAGGCGAAGAAGCGCGCGAAGGCCGAAGCAGTGGCGACCGAAGCGATGGATCAGCAGCGCGAACCCAGCACCGATGAGAGAGGCAGCACCGAATGAGCGAGACCGATACCGCAGCCACCCCGGCCCCGCGCGTGCCCGACGTCGTCGGCGTCTACGGCGGCGGACGGATGGGTGCGGGCATCGCGCACGCCTTCGCCACCGCCGGCGCGCGCGTCATCGTCATCGAGAGCACCGAAGACACCGTGGCCGCGGCCAGACAGCGCATCGACGCTTCCATTGAGAAGTCGCAGTCCAAAGGCATCGACGTGCCCGGCTCCGTCGTCGTCGATCGCGACCCCACCCTGCTCGATGAGGCGCTCCTCGTCGTCGAAGCCGTGCCCGAGAACGTCGAGCTCAAGCAGGAGGTGCTCGCCGGCATCGCGAAGCACGCACCGGCCGCGAGCATCGCCACGAACACCTCGGCATTGTCGATCGACGAACTCGCTGCAGCCCTGCCCAGGCCGCAGGCCCTCATCGGGCTCCACTTCTTCAACCCGGTTCCCGTCTCCGAACTCGTCGAGGTCGTCGTCGGCACCCACACCGACACCCGCCTCGTCGAGGTCGCCAGGGGATGGGTGGCAGGACTGGGGAAGACGGCGATCACGGTCAAGGACTCACCCGGATTCGCCTCCTCACGCCTCGGCGTGGCCCTGGCGCTCGAGGCCATGCGGATGGTCGAGGACGGCGTCGCCAGTGCCGACGACATCGACCGTGCCATGACCCTGGGTTACCGGCACCCGGCCGGACCGCTGACGACCACGGACATCGTCGGTCTCGATGTGCGATTGGGCATCGCCGAGCACCTGACCGAAGAGCTCGGATCCCGTTTCGCGCCCCCGCAGATCCTCAGGGACAAGGTCGCGGCCGGGGAACTCGGGCGGAAGTCCGGGAAGGGCTTCTACACTTGGTGACACCCCGATAGCTGCGCTGACGAGCCAGCACGGGCCGCCTCGGCGCTCGTGACACGACATCGCCTGACAGGACACGCAAAGGAGCACCCATGACCGACATCCAGCTGAAGAACCGCGGCCAGATCGCCGAGATCATCCTCGACGGCCCGGAGTCCCGCAACGCCCTCGACGCGGACAACCTCCGCGACATCGCCGCAGCCGTGGCGAAGGTCGCCGAGGCGATCCCGAACGTCCGCGTGCTCCTCATCCGCGGTGAGGGCACAGTCTTCAGCTCCGGCCGAGACATCTCCAACGTCGACGTCGAGACCGATGACGCCCACGCGTTCCTCGCCGAGACCTTCGCTCCTGTCTTCCAATCGATCCGGGCCCTGCCGATCCCGGTCATCGCGCAGGTCCAGGGTGCCGCGCTCGGATTGGGCTTCGGCATCGCCGCGGCCGCTGACATCATCTTCGCCGCCGATGACGCGAAGTTCGGCTCCCCGTTCGCCGCGATCGGCGCGATGCTCGACTCCGGCGCCCACCACGTGTTCCTCGACCGGGTCGGCTACCACCGGACGATGGACCTCATCGTCACCGGTGATTTCATGACCGGCGCCGAGGCGGCCGCCACCGGGATCGTCTCCCGCGCGGTCCCAGCTGCGGAGCTGGCCGAATTCGTCGAGTCGAAGCTGGAGAAGATCGTCACCGGTCCTGCCGAGGCGTTCGCGATGGAGAAGGGCTTCGTGCAGAAGCTCGCCGACGACCGTCCGAGCCTCGCCGAGGTGCTCGCCGAGGAAGCCGCGCTGCAGGAATCGGCCCGCCAGACACCGGACTACGCTGAAGGATTCCGCGCCTTCCAGGAGCGGCGGTCACCGAACTTCGAGTGAGGCGCGGCGGGTCTCAGTCCGCTTGCGCCGCTTCGCCCTCTGGTCTGTCGGCGGCCTCGGCGTCGCGAGTGCGCTTCCACCGGCGCACGGTGATGATCGTCAGCGTGATGACCAGCGCCCACGAGATTCCGACGGCGACGCCGTGGACGATCGTCGGCGCCCCGATGAAGGCTCCGACGGCGACGAGCGAGAGCTGACCCGGCAGGGATGAGATGACTGTGGCGGTGAGGAACGTGCGATTGTCGATGCCGAGCGCCCCGCTGCCGTAGTTGACCGGCCAGTAAGGGAATCCCGGCATGAGGCGCAGGGCGCACACCGCATAGAAGCCGCCGCCGGTGAGCCGGGACTCGACGGATTCGGCATGCGATCCGAGCAGCTTCATCACCGTGTCCCGCCCGAGGGCCCGAGCGATCCAGTACCCGCCCCAGCAGCCGAGGACGACGCCGATCATCGACCACAGTGTGCCGAAGGGCAGCCCGTAGATCAGACCCCCAGCGGTGGCCATGATCGTCACCGGGATGGGGGTGGCGGCGACGAGTGCATAGATGAGGATGAAGACGCCGAAGCCCCAGAAGCCGGCGGCCGCAATATCCTTCTGGAGTACATCGATCGAGGGCAGACGCACGTTGAAGACAGCCCAGACTGCGGCCAGCACAGCCAGGCCGAGCGCGATGTTGCGCAGGATCGTCGGCCAGTCGAGGCGGGATCGTCTCCCGCCCGCGTCGTCGTCGGATGCGGCGAGGATGTGGGTGGCGTCGGCGGGGGAGGCGTCGGATTCGCGGGCAGGCGAAGCCTCGGAGCGTGAACGGCGCTTCGATGCTGAGGGTTCGTCGTGTCCGGGCATGGACCGATCCTACGTCCGAACAGGAGCGCGACGGCAATCCGCGGAACGCGACTCGGCCCCCGCCTGCAGGGAGGGCAGGCGAGGGCCGAAACGTCGAGGGACCGGACCGGAAACGGACCGTGTGAGCAGGGCTCAGGCGGCGGGGCCCTCGGCGAGAGTCACCTTCGCGGTGTGGGACTGATCGTCCGCATCCGTCCAGGTCAGGGACACCTTGTCGCCGGGCTTGTGCTCGGCGATGGCCTCGGAGAGGG includes the following:
- a CDS encoding thiolase family protein, with protein sequence MPEAFILDGLRTPIGRYGGVLADQRPDDLVATTLKTVVDRSGIDPSDIDEVILGSANQAGEDNRNIARMAVLLAGLPETVPGFTVNRLCASGMTAITTARAMIAAGDAEVVVAGGVESMTRAPWVSEKPSRAWSKPGRSWDTSIGWRFTNPAFDEDTTLSMPQTAERVAEKWKLTRDALDEFAFNSHQKALAAQSDGKFDPEILPIGEVTADEGPRDSTLEKLGKLRPIHGPGGLITAGNSSSLNDGAAVTILVSEDYANKHGLNPRARVVAGANAGVSPEIMGIGPVPATRKVLERTGWSVDDLDAVELNEAFASQSLACIGDLGLDPATVNGFGGAIALGHPLGCSGTRITLTLLNRLEQADAKKGLATMCVGVGQGSALLLERA
- a CDS encoding enoyl-CoA hydratase/isomerase family protein codes for the protein MSAGDATPNRGDGSAPNGGATSASEGGTSPLLIERLPDRTIIRLNRPEVRNAIDLNTVEALHAVCAELEAEPKVTIITGSNGVFAAGADISQMRNRGREEALAGINSKIFARIHDLPMPVIALVEGYALGGGAELAFAADFRIGTPTTKIGNPEPGLGIIASAGAAWRLRELIGEPRAKEILLAGRTLQAEEAKAIGLLNDVVDPEDLELAGRALADRIANFAPLAVRLSKSAFHAPREAHPLIDNVAQAVLFETEEKYARMDAFLAKREAKKRAKAEAVATEAMDQQREPSTDERGSTE
- a CDS encoding 3-hydroxyacyl-CoA dehydrogenase family protein, whose amino-acid sequence is MSETDTAATPAPRVPDVVGVYGGGRMGAGIAHAFATAGARVIVIESTEDTVAAARQRIDASIEKSQSKGIDVPGSVVVDRDPTLLDEALLVVEAVPENVELKQEVLAGIAKHAPAASIATNTSALSIDELAAALPRPQALIGLHFFNPVPVSELVEVVVGTHTDTRLVEVARGWVAGLGKTAITVKDSPGFASSRLGVALALEAMRMVEDGVASADDIDRAMTLGYRHPAGPLTTTDIVGLDVRLGIAEHLTEELGSRFAPPQILRDKVAAGELGRKSGKGFYTW
- a CDS encoding enoyl-CoA hydratase/isomerase family protein, which produces MTDIQLKNRGQIAEIILDGPESRNALDADNLRDIAAAVAKVAEAIPNVRVLLIRGEGTVFSSGRDISNVDVETDDAHAFLAETFAPVFQSIRALPIPVIAQVQGAALGLGFGIAAAADIIFAADDAKFGSPFAAIGAMLDSGAHHVFLDRVGYHRTMDLIVTGDFMTGAEAAATGIVSRAVPAAELAEFVESKLEKIVTGPAEAFAMEKGFVQKLADDRPSLAEVLAEEAALQESARQTPDYAEGFRAFQERRSPNFE
- a CDS encoding TVP38/TMEM64 family protein gives rise to the protein MPGHDEPSASKRRSRSEASPARESDASPADATHILAASDDDAGGRRSRLDWPTILRNIALGLAVLAAVWAVFNVRLPSIDVLQKDIAAAGFWGFGVFILIYALVAATPIPVTIMATAGGLIYGLPFGTLWSMIGVVLGCWGGYWIARALGRDTVMKLLGSHAESVESRLTGGGFYAVCALRLMPGFPYWPVNYGSGALGIDNRTFLTATVISSLPGQLSLVAVGAFIGAPTIVHGVAVGISWALVITLTIITVRRWKRTRDAEAADRPEGEAAQAD